Proteins encoded in a region of the Macadamia integrifolia cultivar HAES 741 unplaced genomic scaffold, SCU_Mint_v3 scaffold540, whole genome shotgun sequence genome:
- the LOC122069157 gene encoding uncharacterized protein LOC122069157: protein MTRARPPSFPLGFTVLWIWSSSFGFLSIGLPHLLNLTRRNRGFILEGKGRYKVRVSHFWSSKTHCSLHSLQRIWITKTHRVSGLPSNGSHISPIVRNSIDQCTNGSVERIDEIYYEKRKKIIILMGIVVVVAVEQCKKLFLHKQPYRGESLRGFIETENYWCV from the exons ATGACCAGGGCCAGACCTCCTTCCTTTCCCCTTGGCTTCACTGTTCTTTGGATTTGGAGCTCAAGTTTCGGCTTTTTGAGTATTGGACTTCctcatcttctcaatctcacCCGCAG GAATAGGGGCTTCATTTtggaagggaaaggaagataCAAAGTTAGGGTTTCTCATTTTTGGAGTAGCAAAACCCATTGTTCGCTTCATTCGCTCCAACGAATCTGGATTACCAAAACCCATCGCGTTTCTGGATTACCCTCCAACGGTTCTCATATTAGCCCCATTGTTCGCAACTCCATCG ATCAATGTACTAATGGATCCGTGGAGAGAATAGATGAGATTTATTATGAGAAGCGCAAGAAAATCATTATCTTAATGGGAATTGTTGTGGTTGTAGCAGTGGAACAATgcaaaaaattatttcttcatAAACAACCATATCGTGGTGAGAGTCTTAGAGGATTCATCGAGACAGAGAATTATTGGTGTGTCTGA